The genomic interval CGCAGCCGGACGTGAACACCACCGTCAGCCTGATCGCGCGCGGTCCCGGGCTGGACGGGGAGATTGACCCCGGCGCCCAGGTCGCCGTGACGCGCGAGTTCCGGGCGGGCGAGGCGCGGCTCACCGCGGGCGCGGGCGTCCATGCGAGCCGCGAGGACCTCACGGTCGGGGCCCGGCTCCAGGTCGAGGACCTCACCGGGCCGAACACGCTGGGCGCCGACCTGCTCGTCGCGGTCGCGGCGGGCGGCACCCGCGCCCGGCTGGAGGCGGGCGGCGTGACCTTCGGCACCCGCTGGAGTGCCCTCGCCACCCACGAGACCGAGGGGTACGCCGGGGTGGACGCCACCGGCACCTCCGGCCAGAGCGCCGCCTTGGCCGCCGCCCGGCCGCTCACGAAAACCTTCGGGGTCGGGGCGAGCCTGCGCTACCTGCGGGACGCGAGCGGCACGGGGCTGCGCGCCGGGCTCGACGCCATCTACACCCCCTCGGACGCGCAGGCCTACACGCTCGGCGTCTTCACGGGCACGGGCACCTTGGCGGGCACGGGGCTCAGCGCAGGCGCCCGCCTGACCCGGGGCCCCTGGACGGCGCAGCTCGCCGCCCAGCAGGCCTTTGACACCGGCAACGGCCAGTACAGCGCCGCGCTGCTGCGCCGCCTGCCGCTTCCCGCGCCGGTCGCCACGGCGGGCACCGAACTCGCCGCCGGGGTGCGCCTCTCGGCCCGGCGCCAGGACGGCGACTTCTCCGTGAGCACCGCCGCCGTGCTCACCGGGCGCAGCGGCCCCTACACCGCCAGCCTGGAGTACGCCCTGCCCACCACCCCGGCCGCTGAGGGCGAGGCGCGCGGCAGCGTGCAGGCGACCTGGACCCTGCGCCCCGGCGTGAACCTCGGCGCGCAACTGGGGGCCGGGCCCACCGGGCAGCAGGCCAGCCTGGACGCCCGGGTGAACACGGACCGCACCGTCGCCACGGCGGGCGTGGACCTCGGGCGCAACGTGCAAAGCGGGGAGGGCCGCCTGGCGGGCGCGCTGCGCTTCTCGGTCAGCCACACCCTGCGGGCCGGGGACCGCCCGGTGGGCGTCACCGCCGATGGCCTGAGCGTGTTCGGCGCGGGCGGGGGCGGGCACCGGTACGGCGCCGGGTTCACCTACCGCGGCGAGGAGGTCCAGGTCGCCGCCTACGCCCGCCTGCGCGCCGGGACCCTGACGAGCACCGGGGAGGGCACCGAGCTGATGGCCGAGGTCAGCGCCACCCGCAACCGGGTCCGGGCCCAGGACCGCGTGCAGCTCGCCCTGCGGGCCGTGCCGGGTGACGCGGACGGCCTCGCGGCCCAGGCGGTCCTCGCCACCCGCTACTGGCTGAACGACCGCTTGGGCGTGGGGGCCGCCTACCGGGGGCTGTTCCAGCCGTCGCTGGGCCGCGGCGAGCACGCCTTCGGGGTGGAGGGGACCTACCGCGTGATGCCGGAGGCAGCCCTGACCCTCGGGTACAACTTCGGCGGCTTCACGCCGATCACCGCCGAGCCGACCAAGGCCGGAGCCTACCTGCGACTTGAATTCATGATCGACGAACTGACCGGAGACCGCCGATGAAGCGAATGTTCCTGCGGCTGCTGAGCCTGGCCGCGTGCGTGTCGGGAGGGGGGCTGGCGGCGAGCGGGTGCACGAGCGTGTATGCCCTGACCTCCACGGGCATCAACTGGGTCGACGCGGTGTCGGGCGTGGTGTCGGGCACGTACAATACCAACTTCACCGCCATCAACGGCGCGGCCCTCAATCCGGTGACAGGGCAACTGTTTTTCATCGACCGCAGCACCGCGACGACGAACACGCTCTACCGCTACAACCCGCAGACGCCCACGGTCGCTCCCGTCCAGATCGCGGCGATTGCGATTCCCACCCGCACGGGGGGCCCGGCGAGTCCCGTGAACGTTGGGGCGAGCTTCGACAACTCCACCGGAACGCCGAAACTATTCCTGCTTTACAACAACTACGTGCTGCAAGAAGTTAACCCGTCTACCGGCGCGGTCGTACGCAATATCGACATCAACCTCGGGGGTGGTCCGACGAACACGACGGGCGCGAACACCAACGGCGACATCGTGTTTGTCGGGAGCACACTCTACGCCCTACTTGACGGCACCCAGAACAATACGCCTGGCATGTTCTACGCTAACTTCGGCACGGTGCCCGCCACCGGCACGACCGCCTTGACGAGTACTTCCGCCGTGCGAATCACCTCGGGCGGAACGAACGTAGCCACCGGCACCTACAACGGCATCTCCTATGACCCGGTGACGGCGCGCACGGTATTGAGTGCGGGCGGCGCCAGCGGCGGCACCGTCTTGCTGAACACGGGCAGCGGAGCCGTCACTGCGCTCAGCACCACCGCGAACCTCACCGACATGACCGACTGCGGCAACACGCCGGACCCGCCTACCATTGCCAAGAGCTTCAATTCCGCCACCGTGTTGGTTAACCAGAACAGCCGCGTCACCCTGACCTTCGGCAACACCAATCCCACCCCCTTCTATCTGCGCAGTGCCGTCACGGACACTCTGCCCAACGGAGTCGTCGTCGCCAGCACGCCCAACGCCTCGACCACCTGCCTATCGAGCACGGGGGGAGTGGCAAGCTTCACGGCGGCGGCGGGCAGCGGCAGCGTGACCCTGGCGTCGGGTACCAGCATCCCCGGCGGCGGCTGTACATTGAGCTTCGACGTGACCGCTAACACGACCGGCAGCAAGGTGAACACCATCCTGGCGGGAAACGTGCTGAGCACGGCGGGCACCAACGCTGCTGCGGGCACCGCCACCCTGACCGTCAACGCTCCCGTCACCGGCACTATCAGGAAGGATCAGCGCAACGTCACCCAGGGCGGCACCTTGAACACCACCGCCGTGAACGCCAGGCCGGGCGAGACGGTCGAATACTGCCTGACCGCCGCCCACGCGGGGAGCGGCTACGCCGACGCTACGGTCGCCACCTTGCGAGACGTCATCCCCTCCCCGCTCGTTCCCCTGACGAACAGCTACGGCACCGGCCAGGACGTCCGGATCACCCGCAACGCGGGCACGACGTACACCTACGCCACCCTCGCCAGCGACACCGACACCGCGACCTACACCTCCGGCACCCGGACCCTCGCCGTGAATATCCTGCCCTTCACGGCCGGGACCACGGTCGAGGCGTGCTTTCAGGCCAGGGTTCCCTGACCACGAGGGGCCTGCCGGGGGAGTCGGGGTGCAGGCCCCGGTTCCCCAGGCCCTTTTCTCCCGCCGACCCGCCCAGGTCAGGACCCGGCCGCCGGGTCAGATGGCGCGCATGACGCCGATCTCCTTCACCGCCCGGACGCCTTCGAGGGCCCGCACGCGTTCGAGCCCTTCGGGGTCCACCTCGGCCCTCACCAGGCCGAAGCGCCGCAGGTGCCGGGCGTCGATCTGCCTGGCCCCCGCCGCCTCCAGCGTGCGGATGAGCCCCTCCTCGCCCGCCGGGTCACTCGTGGCCTCCCGCGTCAGCGTGATGTGCACAGGCGTCATGTCGGACCTCCTGGGTCCAGTGTACGCACCCTGGCCCCCCGTGCCGTGAGCCTGACCCGTCAGGGCGCCTGCACGACCCCCGCGCCCCCGTCCTCGCGGGACAGGGTGGGGACCGGGCGGGCCGTCCTCACCAGGCGGTCCCAGAGGGCCCGGCCCGTCAGCCCCGGGTCGCCCTGGGCGTGCAGGGCCGCCACCCCCGCCACGTGCGGGGTCGCCATGCTCGTGCCGCTGACGCGCCGGTACCCCTGCCCCCGCCACGCGGAGAGGATGCCGACCCCAGGAGCGGCGAGGTCCACCGCGCCGATGCCGTCCACGTCGCCGCAGGAGAAGCCCGCCACCCGGTCGCGGCCATCCACGGCGGCGACGCCCAGGACGGACGGGCACGCGGCGGGGTGGCCGACGGGGGCGACGTGGCGGGGCCGGTCGCTCTCGTTGCCCACGGCGGCCACCAGCAGCACGCCGCGCTCGAGCAGCCGGGCCGCCACCACCTCGAAGGTCTCGTCGGCGGGCTCCCCGGCGGCGCGGGGCGAACCGAGGCTGAGCGAGATCACGTCGGCCCCCTGGTCCTCGGCCCAGGCCACGGCGTCGATGATCCCGTCGTCCGCGCCCCGCCCCTGGCGGTTCAGGGCCTTGGCGACGAGCAGCGTCACGTCCGGGGCGACCCCGTAGCGCACCCCCACCCCCGGGGACGCGCGGCCCGCGACCACCCCCGCGCAGTGCGTGCCGTGCCCGTGGCCGTCGTCCGCCGTGGGCTCCTCCGGCACGAAGCTGACCGCGTTGCCCGGCAAGACCGTGAGGTCCGGGTGCGCGAGGTCCACGCCCGTGTCGATCACCGCGACCTTGACCCCGGCGCCGGTCGGGCCGCCCTCCCTCACGCCGATCTGGATCAGGGCCGTCTCGGTCGCCTGTTCCCGCGGCCCGGGTTCGGCGACCTCGGGCGGGTCGGGCAGGGCGCGGGTCCTGTTCGGCGTGACGGAGAGCACGGCCTCGCTCGCGCGCAGGGCCCCGGCCTGTTCGGGGGTCAGCGCGGCGGTGGCGACGCCAAGCGTGGTGTACACGCGCACGTGTACGTCGTTCACGGGGCTGAGCACCGTGCGGGTGGCGCGCACCTGCACGTCGGGCACGGGCGGCACGCCCAGCACGCGGACGAGCAACTCGACGTTCTCGGGCACGGTGTCGCGGAAGACGATGACGTGGGTGGGCTGTTCACGCAACAGGGGGTCCATGTCAGGAAAGGGTACCCGGAGAGGGGCGGATGAGCCCCGTGTCCGCCCGCGCAGGCCACCCCCGTGAGTGACAGCGCGGGGCGCGGCGGCCCGGGAGCGTGGCGACGTGGGACACCTTTGGGCCGTTCGGAGGCCCGGGCTCGTCCTGAAAGCCCACTTCCGGCCGTTTCGTGATGGGACACCTTTGGGCTGTTTTTGAAAAACACCGTCTGAGACGATCTACGACGGTGGGATACTTTTGGGCCGACAGGATGGGATACCTTTGGGCCGAGTTACCTCTTTTTAACGTTCTGGCGCGTAAAAACCTTTTCTTGGGACTTCCAGAGTCACATTTGGGACAGCTTTGGGCCGCACCCCCTGAAAAAAGGGGATACCTTTGGGCCGTTTTGGAGGAAACCGCTCGTCCAGTCCGCCAGATGCGACTCGCTCTGTTGTTTTCTCTTATCCTTCCAGGCAGGGAAACAACCTGCATGGACCGGAAAAAACCCCTACGACCTCTCCTCCTCACCGGGCGCAACCTGGACCGCCTGGGTTTTTTCAGCATCCAGACGCACCTTCTGTTGGAGCCCGTGACGCCCCGGGCACCGGCCAGGAGAGGCCAGCCGTGACCCCGGGTGACCTCAAGCTGCTGGTGAATATCAACGCCCGCCGGGGCCGGGAGTCGGTGAGACCGGCGGTGGAGGCCCTGGCCGCCGCCGGGCTGCGGGTCACGGCGCTGGTGGTCAGCGACCCCCGGGCGGCGGAAGACCTCCTGCGCGCCGAGGTCGAGCGTGGCGCCCCCTGGGTGGTCGTGGGGGGCGGCGACGGCACGCTCTCGCACGCGGCGAACCTCCTGGCGGGGACGGACACGGCCCTGGGCGTGTTGCCGCTCGGCACCGGGAACACCTTCGCGCGCAGCGTGGGCGTGCCCCTCGACCTCGCCGGGGCCGCGCGGGTGGTCGCGCAGGGGCAGACGACGGCGGTCGATGTCGGGCGGGTCAACGGGCGGGTGTTTCTCAACAGCGTGGCGCTCGGGCTCTCGGCGCAGATCGCCCGCAGCCTGGACGGCGACCTCAAGCGCCGCCTGGGCCTGCTGGCCTGGCCCGCCGTGGGGGCGCGGGTGCTGGCGCGCCACCACGCACTCGACCTCACCCTCACCTACGCCGGGGGCACCCTGCGGCTGCACACCCACCAACTGCTCGTGGCGAACGGGCGGTACGTGGCCGGGCCCCTGCGCGCGGCGCCGGACGCCTCGGTGGCGGACCGGCAGCTCGACGTGCTCGTCTTCGGCAAGGGGCGGCTCGCCAGCCTGCTGCGGGCGGGCGTCGGCTGGACGCTCGGCGACCCGGCCCTGCGCTTTTCCACGGACGACCTGCGCGTGCGGACGCGGCGCGGCCGGGAATGGATCAGCGTGGACGGCGACGTGACGCTCGCCACCGCCCTGCACCTGCGGGTCGAGGCCGGGGCCCTGCGGGTGCGGGTCCCCAGGGGCTTCGACGCCCGGCGGGTCTGAGGCCGACCGGCCCGGAGTCCGGACCCTCCGGATGACCCCGCGGAGGTCGTCCACGGGTCGGAGCCTTCCCTGCCCGTGGTCCGTCGGTCACCGCGCCCGACGTGCCCGCGCACCTGGGCCACGAGGGGCCGTCCTTCCGGGAGGCGCCGGGCGCGGCCGACCCGACCTCACCGGGGCGGGAGGTGGTACAGCTCGATCCCGAGCGCGCTGCGGGCCGGAAATCCCTTCCAGTACGTGTCGTCCTGCTTCGGCGTGCCGTCGGGGTTGCGGCTGTACTTCCCGTCCCCGGCGACGGGCGTGGGCACGTTCAGGTACGCGGCGGCCCCGGCGTCTCCCTTGAGGCGGCTGTTCAGGAAGGCCGTCACGAAGTGCGCGTTGAGGTCTTGCAGGCGCTCCATGTCCCAGGCGGGCTCGGCGTAGTGGGCGTACTCCTCGGGGCTTTTCAGGCTCGCCGCCGGGGGCGGGTTGGGCGCGACGTTGTGGCGGGCGTTCTGGTAGACGAGCATGAAACGGTCGGCGTTCACCGCGTTCTCGAAAAGCGACTTCACCCCGCCCGCGTAGCCCGACACGTCGTCGTGGTCGCCCACGATGAACAGGGTCGGCACCCGCAGGCCGCCCAGCCCGGCGGCGTCCCAGAAGCCGAAGCTGGCCGCGTTGTTGATCCCCGCCGCGCGCGCGGCAGCGTCCCCGCCCCAGGGCGCGAAGGCCACGACTGCCTTGAGGCGCGGATCGACCCGGTAGGCCCCCACCGCCCGGGAGGCGAGCGCCCCGCCCGGCACAAACCCGAGAACCTGGGAGGCGAAGCCCGCCCCCGCGAAGTTGAGCGCCCCGTAGCCCCCCATGCTGTAGCCCACCACCGCCGTGTTGTTCGCGTCCACCAGCCCGCGCAGGAAGCTGTTCCCCGCCGTGGAGAGGGCCGCAAGGGCGTCGAGCACCGCCTGGTCGTCGGGCGCGCGGTTGAGCAGCGTGCTGGCAAAGGCCACCTTGTCGGCGTGGGTGCTGTCGGTGTGGTCGATGGAGGCGACGACGTACCCCTTGCTCGCCAGGTTCTCGGCGAGGCGGCTCATCAGGTAGCGACTCCCTGGGTAACCGTGCGAGAAGATGACGAGCGGGTACGGACCACCCTGGGCGGTGGGCGCGGCGCCCCGCGTGGCCCGGCCCGGGAAGGTGAAGGGCACCACGGGCCGCTGCGGGTTGCCGGGCCCGCTCCCCAGCGCGTCGCGGTACTCGGTGGTCTGCGCCTGCCCGGCGGCCAGGGCGGCGGGGTACCACACCTCCACGGTGAGCGGGCGGTCGTAGCGCGGCAGGGGACTGGGCGCCGGGGACGCACCCCCTTGGGTCTGGGCCGTCGCCCGCGCGATGTCCGGCACGTCCCGCCGCACGAGCGTCAGGGTCCGCACCCCCACCGCGTGCGGGCCGCGCGCACTCAGCTCGGGCGCGTCCGGGCGGGGGCCGCCGGGGGCAACCGGGCCGGAGGCGGTGGGCGCGGCGGACTGGGCCAGGGCCCCGCCGCCCAGGGCGAGCAGCGAGGACAGGGCCAGCAGACAGGAACGCGGGGACAAGGCGGGCATGGGTGGACCTCCGGGAGGGGCGAGGGGAGGAGCGGGCCGGGGCGGGCCGACTCGGCCGACGAGGCCAGCGGGACTCGGCCGCCGGTCTGCGGGTGGGTTGCAGGTGCCCGGGCAGCATACACCGGCCCTGGGGCGACCCGGGAACTTCGTCGGCCCGGCCCGGGTACGATCACCCATGTCGCCTTCCCGGGTCGCCCGCCCCCTCGCCACGCTGCTGGCCCTGGCCTCGGGGGCGTGGGCCCCCCTCGCCTGGCGGCGGGTCCGCGCCTTCACCCCGCTGCTGCCCGGCGACGCGCCCGGCGAGGTCAGCGTCATCATCCCCGCCCGCGACGAGGCCGGAAACATCGGCCCCTGCGCGCGGGGCTGGCTGGCCCAGACCCACCCGCCGCAGGAGGTCATCGTGGTGGACGACGGCTCGGCGGACGGCACCGCCGAGGAGGCCCGGGGCGTGCCTGGCGCCCGCCTGCGCGTCCTGTCGGCGCCCCCGCTGCCGCCGGGGTGGGCGGGCAAGGTCCACGCCCTGCACGTCGGGGCTCAGGAGGCGCGGGGCGAGTGGCTGCTCTTCACCGACGCCGACATGCGCGCCCGGCCGCCGCTGCTGGCCCGCGCCCTGGCGACGGCGCGGCACCACGGGTTCGATCTCGTCACCTGCTCGGGCACCCAGGCCCGCCCCACCCTGGCCTGGCGGATGCTGTGGCCGGTCGGCGGCCTGCTGGTGATGGCGGCCAGCGCCCCCGACGGGCGGGCGCGGTACGCGCTGGGCGTCGGGCATTTCCTGCTGGTGCGCCGCGCGGCCTTCGAGGCGGTGGGCGGCTGGGCCAGCCTGCGGGCCTCGGTGGGCGAGGACGTGGACTTCGCCACCCGCCTGCGCGACCACGGCTCCCGGGTCGCCGCCGTGGAGGGGGAGGGGCTGCTCCACACCGCCAGCCTGGCGAACGCCCCCGAACTGCTGGCGAGCTTTCGCAAGAGCTTCTACGGCTCGGCCATCGTGAGCACCCCGCAACTGCTGACGGGCGGGCTGTGGCTGCTCGCCCTCGGGGGCCTGCCGCCCGTGCTGGCCGCCCTCGGCCTGCGGCGGCGGGACCGCGCCCTGACCGCCTGGGCACTCGCGGCCTGGGGCCTCCAGGCCCTGGGGCGCCGGCTCTTCGACCACCGCCTGGGGGTGCCCGCCGCCTACGCGCTCACCGCCCCGCCCGCCTGGGCCGCCTACGGGGGAATGCTGCTCGACGCCGGGTTGCGCCGGGTCACCCGCCGCCCCGCCCTCTGGAAGGGCCGCGACCGGCCCGCGGGCTGAACGTTCGCGGGTACGGGGCCGCCCGACCCCCCGTACCCGCGAACGTTCAGCCCGGTCCGGAGACGGTGGGTGCTCCCGGGCGTGCTCGCCCTGCTGGGCGCCCTTTCCCTCGCCCACGCCCCCTGCGCCGGCAGCTTGTCCCGCGCCGGGGTGGGGTGGTGCCCGGCGGCGGGGACGGCGCCCATGCCCGTCGCCTGCGTGCCCCGCCCATAGGGGGGCAGGCGGGCCGAAGGGGGCGGCGCTATCCTGGGGCGTGCCCGTCACCGCCCTGTACAACTGGTTTAACGCGCACGACACCGAGCGGCGTTACCTCAGCGAGGCGACCGGGGCGGAGGGCGACCGCCGCGATCCCTACGAGCGCGACCGGGCGCGCATCATCCACTCCAGCGCCTTTCGCCGCCTCCAGGGCAAGAGCCAGATTTTCGCGGCGGGGTGGTCGGGCTTCTTGCGCACCCGGGTCACGCACGCGATGGAGGTCGCGCAGATCGCCCGCGCCATCGCCACCAACCACGGCCTGCCGGGCGGGCTCGCCGAGGCGGCGGCGCTCGCGCACGACCTCGGGCACCCCCCCTTCGGGCACAACGGGGAGGAGGCCCTGAACGCCTGCATGCGCCCCTACGGCGGCTTCGAAGGCAACGCGCAGACCTACCGCATCCTGACCCGGCTCGAACCCCTCACCACCCGGCACCCGGGCGTGAACGTCACGCGGGCGACGCTGCTGGGCGTGCTGAAGTACCCCGGCGGGCGCGGCGGGGTGCCCGCGATGTATGAGGACGACGCCCGGCTCGACGGCGGCTGGCTGTACGGGGAGACGGCGCTCGGCGACGACCACCTCCCGCGCAGCGTGATCTGCCAGATCATGGACTGGGCGGACGACATCGCCTACAGCCTGCACGACCTGGAGGACGGCATCCGCAGCGGCCTGCTCTCGCACCACGCGCTCGTGACGGGCGAGGCGGTCTGCCGGGTGACCGAGCGGGCGCGGCGGGCCCACGGGGAACTCGACGAGGCGTTCGTGGGGCCGGTACTGCGCCTTTTGCACGCCCGGCTCGACGACGGGGCGAGCATCGCGCCCGCCACCGCCCGGGTGCGCGAGGTGGAGGCGGCGTATGTGAACCGCTTCGTGACGGCCACCCGGATCGAGGCGCACGGCACGCCGCACAGCGCCTTCGACCTCACGCTCGCGCTGCCGCCGGAGGTGCGGCTGGAGTGCGCGGTCCTCAAGGCGATCACGCAAGAACTCATCTTGCGCGACCAGCGCACCGGGGTCTACGCCCGGCAGGCCACCGGCACGGTCACCGACCTCTTCGGCCTGCTGCTGGAGACGGCGGTGGGTGACCTCGACGACGTGCGCGCGGCCGTGCTGCCCCGCGAGGTGCGCGCGAGCCTGCTGCACAGCGCCTCGGAAGCGGCCCGCGCCCGGATCGTGTGCGACTTCATCGCCGACATGACGGACGCGCAGGCCACCCAGTACCACCAGCGCCTCTTCGGCGCCCCGCAGAGTTCGCCCTTCGCGCCGCTGTAGGACCGGGCGCAACCTGCCGCGCTTTCCAACCCAGGTCCCTGAAAGGTCGGCGGGAGGCTGCTAGGGTGGGGCCGCCTTGACCCGCCGTGCGAAGACCCCCTCCACCCCCGCGTCCGCCCCCCCCGAGCCCGTCACCTTCGTCGTCCCCGCCCTGGTGACGTGGGGGCGCAGCGGCGGGCGGCCCGACCCCACCGCGCCGCGCCGGGCGAAGCTGGTGGGCTACTACACCCGGGGCGCGACCCCCAACCACACGCGGCTGCGCGAGTACCTGGCCTGGAAGGATCACGTCCGCGCCCACGCGCCCCCCGCCCTGCGGCGGCTGCGCCCGGTGGACGAGGCGAGCCGGGTGAGGCTCGACGTGGTGTGCTACTTCGCCAACCGCACCCACGCCGACCCGGAGAACGTGAGAAAGGCGCTGGTGGACGCCCTGTTCCCGGGAGGCGACAAGTGGGTCTACGGCGCCCACGACCACCCGCGCTACGACGCCGCGCGTCCCCGCGTGGAGGTGACCGTCACCCTCTTCGCGGGGGCCGCAGCGGTCAAGGCCCGACCGTCCCCTTCCGCGCCAGAGGCCGCCCCGGTCCCGCCGAAAAAGGAAACGCCACCCCGCCCGGTCACACCGGCCGTGACGGCACGCCAGGGGAAAACCGCCCAGCCGCCGAAGAAGACCCCGCCAACACCCTCCGGCCGTGCGGACACGGGGCGCGGGACGCAGAAGGGCGCCGGGAAGAAGACCCCGGCCCCCCCCCGGCGCCCGGGGCTGTGGGAGACCCTGGAGGCGTGGGCCGCCCGCCTGAGCGGCCAGCCGGAGAGGGAAACCGGACGACCGGGCACGCGCCGCAAGTAGGGAGGGCCCTCTTCGCGCATTCAAACCTGATTCCAACCTCCTCCCCGCTACGCTGGGGGCAGTTCCCCGAGCCCAGGAGGAAGGCATGAGCGTCGCCGACCACACCCCGCTGACCCAGGACCGACCTCCCGGCCGACGTCCGAACCGTTCCCGTCACGCGCGGGCTCGGGGCTAGGGGACGGGCGAGTGGGGGCCTTTCTCCCGACGCGCCGGGGGCAGCCGCCGTGGCCCCGGGTCCCACGGTGTGTACACGGGGAGGCGGGGGCCAGGTGCTCCCGCCTTCTCGTCGGTCGGCGAGGACGCAGGCGGGGCGACCCCCCTCCCCCCATCCGATGGGGTCAGGCGGGGCGGCCTCCCTGTCCGAAGACGTCTTGCAGGAAGGCGAGTTTCTCGAGGTCGTGGTGGCCCTGGCCGCCCTCGTGGCGGTTGAAGGGGAACTCGACGATGCGTTTCTCACCCGCGTAGTGGTTGTAGGCGGCGTAGACGGTGCTCGGCGGGCACACGTCGTCCATCAGGGCCACGCTGAACAGGGCCCGGGCCCGGGCGCGCGCCGCGAAGTGCATCCCGTCGAGGTGCGCGAGGGTGCGCCTGACCTCGGGGAGGGCGTCCCGGTGGACGCGCAGGTAGCCCGCGACCTCGGCATAGGGCGGGGAGTCGGTGAGGCGAATCGCCCGCTCGAAATGGCACAGGAAGGGCACGTCGGGCAGGCACGCGGCGACCCCCGGGACCAGCCCGGCGGCGACGAGGGCGAGGCCGCCACCCTGGCTGGTCCCGGTGACGGCCACGCACGAGGGGTCAATCCCGGGGTGGGCCAGGGCGGTCTCCACGGCGCGCACGGCGTCGGTGTAGAGCCGGCGGTAATAGGAGGTGTGGGGGTCGCGGATGCCCTGGGTCAGGAAACCCGGAGAGTGGGGCTCGCCGCCCGCCCCGGGGTCGGGGGTGTCGCCCCGGCGCCAGCCGCCGCCCTGGCCGCGCGTGTCCATGACGAGGTGGGCGTACCCCGCCGAGGCGTAGAGCAGCCACTCATGCGCCGAGCCCCGCCCGCCCCCGTACCCCAGGAACTCGACCACGCACGGCACCCGGTCCTCGCGCCGCCGGGGCAGGACCAGCCAGGCCCGGACGGGCGAGCCCCCCGCCCCGCCGAACGTCACGTCGAACGCCTCGACGGTGGCGAGGGGCACGTCCGCCGCCTCGAAGCGTGGCCCGGGCGCCGCGGCGCGGGCCTCCTCCAGCGTCCGGGTCCAGAAGGCGCCGAACCCGGGCGGCTCCTCGCGCTCGGGGCAGTAGGTGCGCAGTTCGCTTTCGGGCAGGTCGAAGAGGGCCACGCCCCCCATTTTGCCCGGTGGCGCCGGGGCCGGGCCCGCGGTACCCTCCCCCGGAGATGTGAGACGTGAGAAACCTCCTAGCATTTCATGAACCTTCACGGGAAGATAAGCCATGACCCATCGCCCGCTCTTCTCCAGCCCCCGGCCGACGTCGAGCGGCCGCGTCATGGTGACCGTGCTCGTGACCGCAGGGGTGCTGTACGTGCTGTCGCCGGCGGCCCGCCCGGGCGTGTGCGCGGCGGTGCCTGTGCTGCTCGCCATGCTGCCCGCCGCGCTGGCCGGGGCCGTGTGCCGGGTAGCCCTCGACCTGCTGGAGGGGCCGCGCGGCGGCGGGGCGCGCGAGCCGTGGCCGCTTTTCCTGAGCGCCCTGCTCCTGCTCGGCGCGGTGGGCTGGATGGTGGGCAACGGCTGGCGTCTGGTGGAGACC from Deinococcus aestuarii carries:
- a CDS encoding acetylxylan esterase, whose translation is MALFDLPESELRTYCPEREEPPGFGAFWTRTLEEARAAAPGPRFEAADVPLATVEAFDVTFGGAGGSPVRAWLVLPRRREDRVPCVVEFLGYGGGRGSAHEWLLYASAGYAHLVMDTRGQGGGWRRGDTPDPGAGGEPHSPGFLTQGIRDPHTSYYRRLYTDAVRAVETALAHPGIDPSCVAVTGTSQGGGLALVAAGLVPGVAACLPDVPFLCHFERAIRLTDSPPYAEVAGYLRVHRDALPEVRRTLAHLDGMHFAARARARALFSVALMDDVCPPSTVYAAYNHYAGEKRIVEFPFNRHEGGQGHHDLEKLAFLQDVFGQGGRPA